From the genome of Mycoplasma anserisalpingitidis, one region includes:
- a CDS encoding MAG5620 family putative phospho-sugar mutase — protein sequence MTKEYYQRKWLNFYESNEYMQNKVNIIFNNWELNKESFLRSPEVTNKGIKFSNDFGYSYFCEFSVETILMIFCTMLRPNMKIGLGFDLKTPNQIRKNVLSLFAQQGVQVYIFEKNSPTSETNLRDLLKIDRKLNGGIYFDYDQNEKAWYIKFFDVEGVLVPIKIQQKLVDSLSEFNLSLGNYSNIENSINVSYDKVFENAFSKNKLFNFLQVDDFFSNLKIEYSIQNEFFEKKFNTVARLLNLNTINSKVMMLNHNISLFKSKFKSNDERSDLLILVNKTNQLKIYNKVSGRLTEIENDLIAFLYIDFMISYWRSAKMDNKLVILPLNAKKYVINLLESYSINYAYENQIYNERDVLFSYNQGIFSTGLNDGFNYDNLKFLFYYIFMTNEYKIKGDFINYKTNQLLNVYNLHLYDQIRISFDKIFLKKMDLIFSVGQKFTKTHEIVKIIKHNYESYGNFYLYTIILSDDSRIIYQYDIDDSKMIIHVEFMNNMNKMKVQNKIRFEELKNKAADAVKFAKKF from the coding sequence ATGACTAAAGAATATTACCAAAGAAAATGACTTAATTTTTATGAATCTAATGAATACATGCAAAATAAAGTTAATATTATATTTAACAACTGAGAATTAAATAAAGAAAGTTTTTTAAGAAGTCCAGAAGTAACGAACAAAGGAATTAAATTTAGTAATGATTTTGGATATTCATATTTTTGTGAGTTTTCGGTTGAAACAATTTTAATGATTTTTTGTACAATGCTCCGTCCAAATATGAAAATAGGATTAGGTTTTGATTTAAAAACTCCAAATCAAATAAGAAAAAATGTATTAAGCTTATTTGCCCAACAAGGTGTACAAGTTTATATTTTTGAAAAAAATAGTCCAACTTCTGAAACAAATTTAAGAGATCTATTAAAAATTGATAGAAAACTTAATGGTGGAATTTATTTTGATTATGACCAAAATGAAAAAGCTTGATACATAAAATTTTTTGATGTTGAAGGTGTATTAGTACCAATTAAAATTCAACAAAAACTTGTTGATTCGCTTAGTGAATTTAATTTAAGCTTAGGAAATTATTCAAATATTGAAAATTCAATTAATGTAAGTTATGATAAAGTTTTTGAAAATGCTTTTTCTAAAAATAAATTATTTAATTTCCTACAAGTTGATGATTTCTTTTCAAACTTAAAAATAGAATATTCAATCCAAAATGAATTTTTTGAAAAGAAATTTAATACAGTTGCTAGATTATTAAATTTAAATACTATTAATTCAAAAGTTATGATGTTAAATCATAATATTTCACTATTTAAAAGTAAATTTAAGTCCAATGATGAAAGAAGCGATCTTCTTATTTTGGTTAATAAAACAAATCAATTAAAAATTTACAATAAAGTAAGTGGAAGATTAACTGAGATTGAAAATGATTTAATTGCTTTTCTTTACATTGATTTTATGATTAGTTATTGAAGAAGTGCAAAAATGGATAATAAATTAGTAATTTTACCTTTGAATGCTAAAAAATATGTCATTAATTTACTTGAAAGTTATTCAATCAATTATGCTTATGAAAATCAAATTTATAATGAAAGAGATGTTCTTTTTTCATATAATCAAGGAATTTTTAGTACAGGACTAAATGATGGTTTTAACTATGATAATCTTAAATTTCTTTTTTATTATATTTTTATGACTAATGAATACAAAATTAAAGGTGATTTTATAAATTATAAAACTAATCAATTATTAAATGTTTACAATTTACATTTATATGACCAAATAAGAATTAGTTTTGACAAAATATTCCTTAAAAAAATGGACTTAATTTTTAGTGTTGGTCAAAAATTTACTAAAACACATGAAATTGTTAAAATAATCAAACATAATTATGAAAGCTATGGCAATTTCTATCTCTATACAATAATTTTAAGTGATGATTCAAGAATTATTTATCAATATGATATTGATGATTCAAAAATGATTATTCATGTTGAATTTATGAATAATATGAACAAAATGAAAGTACAAAATAAGATTAGATTTGAAGAATTGAAAAATAAAGCTGCTGATGCTGTAAAATTTGCTAAAAAATTTTAA